One genomic segment of Deinococcus radiopugnans ATCC 19172 includes these proteins:
- a CDS encoding helix-turn-helix domain-containing protein produces MPTKPRPPSAERILFGQRLRAERHAQGLTLEDVAESADMNWSYIAQVERGTRNIGIDNMAALAAALDVSLALLLSKVDG; encoded by the coding sequence ATGCCCACGAAACCCCGGCCCCCCAGCGCGGAGCGCATTTTGTTTGGACAGCGGCTGAGGGCCGAGCGACACGCCCAAGGACTAACTCTCGAAGATGTGGCCGAGTCAGCAGACATGAACTGGTCTTACATCGCCCAGGTGGAGCGGGGCACCCGGAACATCGGCATTGACAATATGGCAGCGCTGGCAGCCGCACTCGATGTCTCTCTGGCCCTGTTGCTGTCCAAGGTTGATGGTTAG
- a CDS encoding low temperature requirement protein A produces MKAASDGQREPVSRAERTRQLARWIYLHLPLLMGIAAIGAMLEYAVADPSTGSENGHGTPQAAVGWIMSGAFALVYASLAALESTLEPEKTPLLDVARTVWMRLATAVAALILPLLSLAPVGMALGLEGIQALNGWVDVRGWFASEHAGRTDVH; encoded by the coding sequence TTGAAAGCTGCTTCTGACGGGCAGCGTGAACCCGTGTCCAGGGCCGAGCGCACGCGGCAACTGGCCCGCTGGATTTACCTGCACCTGCCGCTGTTGATGGGCATCGCGGCCATCGGGGCCATGCTCGAATATGCCGTGGCTGATCCGTCAACGGGCAGCGAGAACGGCCACGGCACGCCGCAGGCTGCGGTGGGCTGGATCATGTCGGGGGCTTTTGCGCTGGTCTACGCCAGTCTGGCGGCGCTGGAATCGACACTCGAACCGGAAAAGACGCCGCTGCTGGATGTGGCCCGGACGGTGTGGATGCGGCTGGCGACGGCGGTGGCCGCGCTGATACTGCCACTGCTCAGCTTGGCCCCGGTGGGGATGGCTCTGGGGCTGGAGGGCATACAAGCACTCAATGGCTGGGTGGACGTGCGGGGCTGGTTTGCCAGCGAGCATGCCGGACGCACGGACGTGCATTGA
- a CDS encoding LexA family protein, with the protein MAALLDNAPRQSDVLIRLAELEQARVPVSASKLAQDLGLPRQSVRQYLLILQEKGLVNYDARVRQRASVSLTEAGHALTQTRLGFPIIGEVGAGQATYDQTQVLGHATLLRDALDLHEGDFLLRTCDDSLTGVGIFEHDLVAIRPTQEEPPSGHVVLVSWPQMPTATLKRWKRVGQRISLYTNWLDDVSIVLAARDVQIHGWMVGHIGIGNAGRS; encoded by the coding sequence GTGGCCGCCCTGCTTGACAATGCTCCGCGACAATCGGATGTTCTGATCCGGTTGGCCGAACTGGAGCAGGCTCGTGTTCCTGTCTCGGCCAGCAAACTTGCTCAGGATTTGGGACTCCCCCGCCAGAGCGTCCGGCAATACCTGCTTATTCTTCAGGAAAAGGGCCTGGTCAATTACGATGCCCGCGTCCGCCAGCGGGCCAGCGTTTCGCTGACCGAAGCGGGACACGCACTGACACAGACGAGATTGGGCTTTCCCATTATTGGTGAAGTCGGGGCAGGGCAGGCCACGTATGATCAAACCCAAGTGCTGGGTCACGCCACGCTGCTCCGCGATGCACTGGATTTGCATGAAGGAGACTTTCTACTGCGGACGTGCGATGACAGCTTGACTGGCGTGGGCATCTTTGAACATGATTTAGTGGCAATTCGGCCTACACAGGAAGAACCACCGTCAGGTCATGTCGTCCTGGTTTCATGGCCCCAGATGCCGACGGCCACGCTCAAGCGCTGGAAGCGTGTTGGACAACGTATTTCACTTTACACAAACTGGCTGGATGATGTCTCAATCGTCCTTGCGGCGAGAGATGTTCAGATTCACGGTTGGATGGTGGGACATATCGGAATTGGCAATGCTGGACGGTCCTAA
- a CDS encoding YifB family Mg chelatase-like AAA ATPase, protein MLARARSVALIGVDAVAVEVEVDVSPGLPAFTVVGLPDQAVSEARERVRAAVRNAGLPFPAARITVNLAPADLRKEGPLYDLPIALGVLAAQDLLPARALDGLLAAGELALDGSLRPIAGAVNLALLAASLGLPALLPAGNAPEAALIDGLTVYGARTLLEAVAHLSGRAELPATPAPEAEDDEGLHLDLADLKGQAAARRALEVSLAGGHNLLLVGSPGSGKTMLARRAPGLLPPLTRAEALEVTRIHSAAGVLNLRGGLSLGAPYRSPHHTVSDAGLIGGGSVPRPGEVSLAHRGILFLDEFPEFSRKALETLRQPLEDGTVTISRARATVEYPARFQLIAAMNPCPCGHLGDPEKGCSCTPSERARYAARISGPLLDRLDLVCRVPRLTVDELTRAPEPEASAPVTVHTNCDSYMLFATGVFGTPGVDLAA, encoded by the coding sequence ATGCTGGCCCGCGCCCGCAGTGTGGCCCTGATCGGCGTGGACGCCGTCGCCGTGGAAGTCGAGGTGGACGTGTCTCCTGGCCTGCCCGCCTTCACGGTGGTTGGGCTGCCGGACCAAGCGGTCAGCGAGGCGCGCGAGCGGGTGCGGGCGGCGGTGCGCAACGCCGGGCTGCCGTTTCCAGCGGCGCGCATCACGGTCAATCTGGCCCCGGCGGACCTGCGCAAGGAGGGACCGCTGTACGACCTGCCCATCGCGCTGGGGGTGCTGGCGGCCCAGGACCTGCTGCCCGCGCGGGCGCTCGACGGGCTGCTCGCGGCGGGCGAACTGGCGCTGGACGGCAGCCTGCGGCCCATCGCCGGGGCGGTTAATCTGGCCCTGCTGGCCGCCTCGCTGGGGCTGCCGGCCCTGCTGCCTGCCGGCAACGCGCCCGAGGCCGCTTTAATCGACGGCCTGACCGTGTACGGCGCCCGGACCCTGCTGGAAGCGGTGGCGCACCTGAGTGGCCGCGCGGAACTGCCCGCCACTCCCGCCCCTGAGGCCGAGGACGACGAAGGCCTGCATCTCGATCTGGCAGACCTGAAGGGGCAGGCGGCGGCGCGGCGGGCGCTGGAGGTCTCGCTGGCCGGGGGGCACAACCTGCTGCTCGTCGGCTCGCCGGGCAGCGGCAAGACCATGCTGGCCCGCCGCGCGCCGGGGCTGCTGCCGCCGTTGACCCGCGCCGAGGCCCTGGAGGTCACGCGCATCCACTCGGCGGCGGGCGTGCTGAACCTGCGCGGTGGCCTGAGTCTGGGCGCGCCGTACCGTTCGCCGCACCACACGGTTTCAGACGCCGGACTCATTGGCGGGGGCAGCGTGCCCCGTCCCGGCGAGGTCAGTCTGGCCCACCGGGGGATTCTTTTTCTCGACGAGTTTCCCGAGTTCAGCCGCAAGGCCCTGGAAACCCTGCGCCAGCCGCTGGAAGACGGCACCGTCACGATCAGCCGGGCGCGGGCCACGGTGGAGTACCCGGCCCGCTTTCAGCTGATCGCCGCGATGAACCCCTGCCCCTGTGGGCATCTGGGTGACCCGGAAAAGGGCTGCAGCTGCACGCCCTCCGAGCGGGCGCGGTACGCGGCCAGGATCAGCGGCCCGCTGCTGGACCGGCTGGACCTCGTGTGCCGCGTGCCCCGGTTGACAGTGGACGAGCTGACCCGCGCGCCGGAGCCGGAAGCGTCGGCCCCTGTCACTGTACACACTAATTGCGACTCGTACATGCTATTTGCGACTGGCGTTTTCGGGACCCCTGGTGTTGATCTGGCTGCGTGA
- a CDS encoding Sec-independent protein translocase subunit TatA/TatB, with protein MPNIGPAELIVILLVALVVFGPRKLPELGKSLGAGLREFRKSTQSLKDELDGSLNDKGPQAAPTQTIHASVPAQAVSAPPMSVAAVTPPAEGGAAPVELGKMPEQQKETVQS; from the coding sequence ATGCCCAACATCGGCCCCGCAGAACTGATCGTGATTTTACTGGTTGCCCTGGTGGTGTTCGGCCCCCGCAAGCTGCCCGAGCTGGGCAAGAGCCTGGGCGCGGGCCTGCGCGAGTTCCGCAAGAGCACCCAGAGCCTCAAGGACGAGCTGGACGGCAGCCTGAACGACAAGGGTCCACAGGCAGCGCCCACGCAGACCATCCACGCCTCGGTGCCTGCCCAGGCCGTGTCGGCGCCGCCCATGAGCGTCGCCGCCGTGACGCCGCCCGCCGAGGGTGGGGCTGCGCCCGTCGAGCTGGGGAAAATGCCGGAACAGCAGAAGGAAACGGTCCAGAGCTGA
- a CDS encoding FAD-dependent oxidoreductase encodes MHTAANSAAPPAGPGQASPGQVWAHVGQAFTPQDYDVVILGAGRMGSVLAFYLRQLAPRLRLLLLEEGGLPNEDGATLLAPGVWTTWGVPQDRRAQATWTREQLHTAFGDISFQTRPLIELFAAGGPDRSPTADALAPFPDALALVDVAALPFARVDSGAATYRPGALALAAAQMAVKAGADLMLNARAHAALTPQASGGLVTIERLSVTNTHQIVVHETHRLRAATLVLALGADGPHAAEHDLGLHTTHARAYRQTPRLNAPSSDDTPVLRAAGLTLRPQNGGFTLIPAVHHRDPHGYTPTGGHLTGVPTGLRRETLEDLVALMEALPPLGTGALGLGRSISDVPGAWLALPGGRADGLPLHQRLADGVHLLLGGPHADTLGLAVAHDLAAAVAGREHRPWQDEDEPAR; translated from the coding sequence ATGCACACCGCCGCAAACAGCGCCGCGCCGCCCGCCGGCCCCGGTCAGGCCAGCCCCGGTCAAGTCTGGGCCCACGTCGGACAAGCTTTCACGCCCCAGGACTACGACGTGGTGATCCTGGGCGCGGGCCGCATGGGGTCTGTCTTGGCCTTTTACCTGCGGCAACTGGCCCCCCGCCTGCGCCTGCTGCTGCTGGAGGAAGGCGGCCTGCCCAACGAGGACGGCGCCACGCTGCTGGCCCCCGGCGTGTGGACGACGTGGGGCGTGCCGCAAGATCGGCGGGCCCAGGCGACCTGGACGCGCGAGCAACTGCACACGGCTTTCGGCGACATCAGCTTCCAGACCCGCCCGCTGATCGAGCTGTTCGCGGCAGGCGGGCCGGACCGGTCCCCCACCGCCGACGCTCTGGCCCCCTTTCCGGACGCGCTGGCGCTGGTCGACGTGGCGGCCCTGCCCTTTGCCCGCGTGGATTCTGGGGCCGCCACCTACCGCCCCGGCGCGCTGGCGCTGGCCGCCGCGCAGATGGCCGTGAAGGCGGGGGCCGATCTGATGCTCAACGCCCGTGCCCACGCCGCCCTGACCCCGCAGGCCAGCGGCGGCCTCGTGACCATCGAACGGCTGAGCGTGACCAACACCCACCAGATCGTCGTTCACGAGACGCACCGCCTGCGGGCCGCCACCCTGGTGCTGGCGCTGGGCGCGGACGGCCCGCACGCGGCGGAACATGATCTGGGCCTTCACACCACCCACGCCCGCGCCTACCGCCAGACGCCGCGCCTGAATGCCCCCAGCAGCGACGACACGCCGGTGCTGCGAGCCGCCGGCCTGACCCTGCGCCCGCAAAACGGCGGCTTCACCCTGATTCCGGCGGTTCACCACCGCGATCCGCACGGCTACACGCCGACGGGCGGCCATCTGACCGGGGTTCCCACGGGCCTGCGCCGCGAGACGCTGGAGGATCTGGTGGCCCTGATGGAGGCCCTGCCCCCGCTGGGCACGGGGGCGCTGGGCCTGGGCCGCAGCATCAGCGACGTGCCCGGCGCGTGGCTGGCGCTGCCGGGCGGACGGGCCGACGGCCTGCCGCTGCACCAGCGTCTGGCGGACGGCGTTCACCTGCTGCTGGGCGGCCCGCACGCCGACACGCTGGGACTGGCGGTGGCCCACGATCTGGCGGCGGCGGTGGCGGGCAGAGAGCACAGACCGTGGCAGGACGAGGACGAGCCGGCAAGGTGA
- a CDS encoding SpoIID/LytB domain-containing protein codes for MSQSFPSLLTALLALPTGPRTRPGRPVWLGPNAALGAALCGALVCAAPASALNVRVLVAAAPQLTVRVPVAPAQPGAVRDALTPPGLPAAPPQMTVWTVGVSGGQLTLNGQAAGNPTLYLPPSPGSVVEIAGKPYRGGVLLRVQDGGVQGVNVVDVEDYLRGVVPAEMPASWPAAALAAQAVIARTYVAARINPAAPFDTCATESCQVYPGLKAEKPEASAAIDATRAQVVAYAGRPASTYFSSDSGGFTASSAEVWGKELPYLRAQADPYSAGSPRAGWRVEVTAAQVQTVAARYGARVGSLRAVSVTRLSPSGRPAEITVSGDGGTARITGANAGGFVRSLGAPGTRISLSGLNPLVISGSGAGHGVGLSQYGALGLARAGQDHLKILGFYYPGTSLSVLAGQRNGGGAVLAGSFPLPSAAQTLALALHSRGEVQ; via the coding sequence ATGTCCCAGTCCTTCCCCTCTCTGCTGACCGCCCTGCTGGCTTTGCCGACAGGGCCGCGGACGCGGCCTGGACGGCCCGTGTGGCTGGGCCCCAATGCCGCACTGGGTGCCGCGCTGTGCGGCGCGCTGGTCTGCGCTGCCCCCGCCTCTGCCCTGAACGTGCGCGTGCTGGTGGCCGCCGCGCCGCAGCTGACCGTGCGCGTGCCGGTGGCGCCGGCCCAGCCTGGCGCGGTGCGCGACGCCCTGACGCCGCCGGGTCTGCCCGCCGCGCCGCCGCAGATGACGGTGTGGACCGTGGGGGTGTCCGGCGGGCAACTCACGCTGAACGGGCAGGCGGCGGGCAACCCCACGCTGTACCTGCCGCCCAGTCCCGGCAGTGTGGTGGAGATTGCGGGCAAACCGTACCGGGGCGGCGTGCTGCTGCGCGTGCAGGACGGCGGCGTGCAGGGCGTGAACGTGGTGGATGTGGAGGATTACCTGCGCGGCGTGGTGCCTGCCGAGATGCCCGCCTCGTGGCCCGCCGCCGCGCTCGCGGCCCAGGCGGTGATCGCCCGGACCTATGTGGCGGCGCGCATCAACCCGGCGGCCCCTTTCGACACCTGCGCCACCGAGAGCTGTCAGGTCTACCCTGGCCTGAAGGCCGAGAAGCCCGAGGCCAGCGCGGCCATCGACGCCACCCGCGCGCAGGTCGTGGCCTACGCGGGACGGCCCGCCAGCACCTATTTCAGCAGCGATTCGGGAGGCTTCACGGCCTCCAGCGCGGAGGTCTGGGGCAAGGAGCTGCCGTACCTGCGCGCCCAGGCCGATCCGTACTCGGCCGGCAGTCCGCGCGCCGGGTGGCGGGTGGAGGTCACGGCGGCGCAGGTGCAGACGGTGGCGGCCCGCTACGGCGCGCGCGTCGGGAGCCTGCGGGCGGTGAGCGTCACGCGCCTCAGTCCCTCGGGAAGGCCCGCCGAGATCACGGTCAGCGGCGATGGCGGCACGGCCCGCATCACGGGCGCGAATGCGGGCGGCTTCGTGCGTTCGCTGGGTGCCCCGGGCACGCGGATCAGCCTGAGTGGCCTGAACCCGCTGGTCATCAGCGGCAGCGGCGCGGGGCACGGCGTGGGGCTGTCGCAGTACGGCGCGCTGGGACTGGCACGGGCGGGGCAGGATCACCTGAAGATTCTGGGCTTCTACTACCCCGGCACCAGCCTGAGCGTGCTGGCGGGCCAGCGGAACGGGGGAGGGGCGGTGCTGGCCGGTTCATTCCCGCTGCCCTCGGCCGCGCAGACCCTGGCGCTGGCCCTTCACTCCAGGGGGGAGGTCCAGTGA
- a CDS encoding glutamate synthase-related protein: MQTPPQGVPPSRPPSRGEVEAARQHGLYAGREHDACGVGFVAHIKGLKQHSIITQGLKILENLDHRGAVGADPLMGDGAGLLIQIPDAFYRAQMALQDVTLPPAGDYGVGMIFLPKEIASRRACEQELERAVVAEGQLVLGWRDVPVNREMPMSPTVREKEPVIRQIFIGAGPDTLVPDALERKLYVIRRRASNAIRALNFTHGAEYYVPSMSCRTVIYKGLLLATQVGEYYLDLQDQSVVSALALVHQRFSTNTFPEWQLAHPYRMVAHNGEINTVKGNFNWMRAREGVMSSPVLGDDLKKIYPVSFEGESDTATFDNALELLTLAGYPMAHAAMMMIPEAWEDNPLLDDRRRAFYEYHAALMEPWDGPAAMVFTDGRQVGAMLDRNGLRPARYVQTRDDLVILASESGVLPIPESRIVKKWRLQPGKMFMVDLEAGRIVEDAELKNQYASAKPYRQWVDNTRVPLADAGDTGTVGQFSETLLDRQQAFGYSQEDLKFLMGPMAKSGEEGLGSMGNDSPLAVLSARSKPLYSYFRQLFAQVTNPPIDPIRESVVMSLRSFVGPRPNLLDINAVNPQMRLEVSQPILDFDDMARVRSISEHTRGKFSAYELDITYPAEWGARGIEAKLATINAWAVDAIDNGHNIIIISDRRVDRERVAIPALLALSSVHHHLVKAGLRMKVGLVVETGDAREVHHFAALAGYGAEAIHPYLALETLIDLHAEIPGMPNLSDIGPAKAMRNYIKAVGKGLSKIMSKMGVSTYMSYCGAQLFEAMGLQTDFVEKYFRGTATQIGGIGIFEVAEEALRTHAAAYGADPLLARGLDAGGEYAWRVRGEEHMWTPDAIAKLQHATRSGSASTYEEYARIINDQSKRHMTLRGLFEFRMDGATPIPIEEVEPAAEIVKRFATGAMSLGSISTEAHTTLAVAMNRIGGKSNTGEGGEDPARYERELRGESIGEGETLAGILGASRVEVDYPLEPSDSLRSRIKQVASGRFGVTTGYLGSADQIQIKMAQGAKPGEGGQLPGGKVSEYIGYLRHSVPGVGLISPPPHHDIYSIEDLKQLIHDLKNVNPRADISVKLVSEVGVGTIAAGVAKCKADHIVIAGHDGGTGASPWSSIKHAGTPWEMGLAETQQTLVLNRLRDRVRVQTDGQLKTGRDVVVAALLGADEFGFATAPLVVQGCIMMRKCHLNTCPVGVATQDPVLRARFTGKPEHVINYFFFVAEEVRAIMASLGLRTFDELIGRSDLLDTRAGVAHWKAQGLDFSRLFFRADLPGVGHRHTGTQDHGLEGALDRVLIEKCRPAIEKGERVHFLQDVRNVNRSVGAMLSGELIRVRPEGLPDQTVFIQMEGTGGQSFGAFLAPGLTLYLIGDANDYAGKGLSGGRVVVRPSIEFRGDARQNIITGNTALYGATAGEAFLRGVAGERFAVRLSGARAVVEGTGDHGCEYMTGGTVVVLGQTGRNFAAGMSGGVAYVYDEDGSFEKKCNLSMVSLHRVQPADEQMQSADARSLHGGQADETQLRELIESHHRWTGSAIASDILDDWDSARKRFVKVFPLEYQRALKEQAARQPAPGTVEAADTTSMEAGPGRKGGQGTLTT; encoded by the coding sequence ATGCAGACTCCTCCCCAGGGCGTGCCTCCCTCCCGGCCGCCCTCGCGCGGAGAGGTCGAGGCGGCGCGGCAGCACGGCTTGTACGCGGGCCGCGAGCATGACGCCTGCGGCGTGGGCTTCGTGGCGCACATCAAGGGGCTTAAACAGCACTCGATCATCACACAGGGCCTGAAGATTCTGGAAAATCTCGATCACCGGGGCGCGGTGGGGGCTGATCCTTTGATGGGCGACGGCGCGGGATTGCTGATCCAGATCCCCGACGCCTTCTACCGCGCGCAGATGGCGCTTCAGGACGTGACCCTGCCTCCCGCCGGGGATTACGGCGTGGGCATGATCTTCCTGCCCAAGGAAATCGCCTCGCGCCGCGCCTGCGAGCAGGAGCTGGAGCGGGCGGTGGTGGCCGAGGGCCAGCTCGTGCTGGGCTGGCGCGATGTTCCCGTCAACCGCGAGATGCCGATGAGTCCCACCGTGCGCGAGAAAGAGCCGGTCATTCGGCAAATTTTCATCGGGGCCGGGCCAGACACCCTCGTCCCAGACGCGCTGGAGCGCAAGCTGTACGTGATCCGCCGCCGCGCCAGCAATGCCATCCGCGCCCTGAATTTCACGCACGGGGCGGAGTATTACGTTCCCAGCATGTCGTGCCGCACGGTGATCTATAAGGGACTGCTGCTGGCGACGCAGGTGGGCGAGTATTACCTGGATTTGCAGGATCAATCTGTCGTTTCGGCGCTGGCCCTCGTTCACCAGCGCTTTTCCACCAACACTTTCCCCGAATGGCAACTGGCGCACCCGTACCGCATGGTGGCCCACAACGGCGAGATCAACACCGTCAAGGGCAACTTCAACTGGATGCGGGCGCGCGAGGGCGTGATGTCCTCTCCGGTGCTGGGCGACGACCTGAAAAAGATCTACCCGGTGTCCTTCGAGGGCGAGTCCGACACCGCCACCTTCGACAACGCGCTGGAACTGCTGACCCTGGCGGGCTACCCGATGGCCCACGCCGCGATGATGATGATTCCCGAGGCGTGGGAGGACAACCCCCTGCTGGATGACCGCCGCCGCGCGTTTTACGAGTACCACGCGGCCCTGATGGAGCCGTGGGACGGCCCCGCCGCGATGGTCTTCACCGACGGGCGGCAGGTGGGCGCGATGCTGGATCGCAACGGCCTGCGCCCCGCGCGCTATGTCCAGACCCGCGACGATCTGGTGATCCTGGCCTCCGAATCCGGGGTGCTGCCGATTCCCGAGAGCCGCATTGTTAAGAAATGGCGGCTCCAGCCGGGCAAGATGTTCATGGTGGATCTGGAGGCCGGGCGCATCGTGGAGGACGCCGAGCTGAAAAACCAGTACGCCTCGGCCAAGCCGTACCGCCAGTGGGTGGACAACACCCGCGTTCCGCTGGCCGACGCCGGGGACACCGGCACCGTGGGCCAGTTCTCCGAAACGCTGCTCGACCGGCAGCAGGCCTTCGGCTACAGCCAGGAAGACCTCAAATTCCTCATGGGGCCAATGGCGAAGTCCGGCGAGGAGGGCCTGGGTTCGATGGGCAACGACTCGCCGTTGGCCGTGCTGTCGGCGCGCAGCAAGCCGCTGTACTCGTACTTCCGGCAGCTGTTCGCGCAGGTCACCAACCCGCCGATTGACCCGATCCGCGAATCGGTGGTCATGAGCCTGCGCTCCTTCGTCGGGCCGCGCCCCAACCTGCTGGACATCAACGCCGTCAATCCGCAGATGCGTCTGGAAGTCTCGCAGCCGATTCTGGACTTCGACGACATGGCCCGCGTCCGTTCCATCAGCGAGCACACGCGCGGCAAGTTCAGCGCCTACGAGCTGGACATCACCTACCCCGCCGAGTGGGGCGCGCGCGGCATCGAGGCCAAGCTCGCCACCATCAACGCCTGGGCGGTGGACGCCATCGACAACGGCCACAACATCATCATCATCAGTGACCGCCGGGTGGACCGGGAGCGTGTGGCGATTCCGGCGCTGCTGGCGCTGTCCAGCGTGCATCACCATCTGGTGAAAGCTGGATTACGGATGAAAGTCGGGCTGGTGGTGGAAACGGGCGACGCCCGCGAGGTGCATCACTTCGCCGCGCTGGCGGGCTACGGGGCGGAGGCGATTCATCCGTATCTGGCCCTGGAAACCCTGATTGACCTGCACGCCGAAATCCCCGGCATGCCCAACCTGAGCGACATCGGCCCCGCCAAGGCCATGCGCAACTACATCAAGGCGGTCGGCAAGGGCCTGAGCAAGATCATGTCCAAGATGGGCGTCAGCACCTACATGTCGTACTGCGGCGCGCAACTGTTCGAGGCGATGGGCCTGCAAACCGACTTCGTGGAGAAGTATTTCCGGGGCACCGCCACGCAGATCGGCGGCATCGGCATCTTCGAGGTGGCCGAGGAAGCGTTGCGGACGCACGCGGCGGCTTACGGCGCAGACCCGCTGCTGGCGCGCGGGCTGGACGCGGGCGGCGAGTACGCCTGGCGCGTGCGCGGCGAGGAACACATGTGGACGCCCGACGCCATCGCCAAGCTGCAACACGCCACCCGCAGCGGTTCGGCCAGCACCTACGAGGAATACGCCCGCATCATCAACGATCAGAGCAAGCGCCACATGACCCTGCGCGGCCTGTTTGAGTTCAGGATGGATGGCGCGACGCCCATTCCTATCGAGGAAGTCGAACCTGCCGCCGAGATCGTCAAACGCTTCGCCACCGGGGCAATGAGCCTCGGATCCATCTCCACCGAGGCGCACACCACGCTGGCCGTCGCCATGAACCGGATTGGCGGCAAGTCCAACACGGGGGAAGGCGGCGAAGACCCAGCCCGCTACGAGCGCGAACTGCGCGGCGAAAGCATCGGCGAGGGCGAAACCCTGGCCGGAATCCTGGGGGCCAGCCGCGTCGAAGTGGATTACCCGCTGGAACCCAGCGATTCGCTGCGTTCCAGGATCAAGCAGGTGGCCTCCGGGCGCTTCGGCGTCACCACCGGCTACCTGGGCAGCGCCGATCAAATCCAGATCAAGATGGCGCAGGGGGCCAAGCCCGGCGAGGGCGGGCAGCTTCCCGGCGGCAAGGTCAGCGAGTACATCGGCTACCTGCGCCACAGCGTCCCCGGTGTGGGCTTGATCAGCCCGCCGCCGCACCACGACATCTATTCCATCGAGGACCTCAAGCAACTGATCCACGATCTCAAGAACGTCAACCCGCGCGCAGACATCTCGGTCAAGCTGGTCTCAGAGGTGGGCGTCGGCACCATTGCCGCCGGGGTTGCCAAGTGCAAGGCCGATCACATCGTGATCGCGGGGCATGACGGCGGCACTGGGGCGTCCCCCTGGAGCAGCATCAAGCACGCCGGGACGCCGTGGGAAATGGGGCTGGCCGAGACACAGCAAACCCTCGTGCTGAACCGCCTGCGGGACCGCGTGCGCGTGCAGACCGACGGGCAGCTCAAGACCGGGCGCGACGTGGTGGTGGCGGCGCTGCTGGGCGCGGACGAGTTCGGCTTTGCCACCGCGCCGCTGGTGGTGCAGGGCTGCATCATGATGCGCAAATGCCACCTGAACACCTGTCCGGTGGGCGTGGCGACGCAGGACCCGGTGCTGCGCGCCCGCTTCACCGGCAAGCCAGAACACGTCATCAACTACTTCTTCTTCGTGGCCGAGGAAGTGCGCGCCATCATGGCCTCGCTGGGCCTGCGCACCTTCGACGAGCTGATCGGGCGCTCGGATCTGCTCGACACCCGCGCGGGCGTGGCGCACTGGAAGGCGCAGGGCCTGGACTTCAGCCGCCTGTTCTTCCGCGCTGACCTCCCCGGCGTGGGCCACCGCCACACCGGGACGCAGGATCACGGTTTGGAGGGTGCCCTAGATCGCGTGCTGATCGAGAAGTGCCGCCCCGCCATCGAGAAGGGCGAGCGGGTGCATTTCCTTCAGGACGTGCGAAACGTGAACCGCTCGGTGGGCGCGATGCTGTCCGGCGAGCTGATCCGCGTGCGCCCGGAAGGGCTGCCCGATCAGACCGTGTTCATCCAGATGGAAGGCACCGGGGGCCAGAGCTTCGGCGCGTTCCTGGCTCCGGGCCTGACCCTGTACCTGATCGGCGACGCCAACGACTACGCGGGCAAAGGCCTCAGCGGCGGGCGCGTGGTGGTGCGGCCCAGCATCGAATTCCGGGGCGACGCGCGGCAGAACATCATCACCGGCAACACCGCCCTGTACGGCGCAACGGCGGGCGAGGCGTTCCTGCGCGGCGTGGCCGGCGAGCGCTTCGCCGTGCGCCTCAGCGGGGCGCGGGCCGTGGTGGAAGGCACCGGAGACCACGGCTGCGAGTACATGACCGGCGGCACCGTGGTGGTGCTGGGCCAGACCGGACGCAATTTCGCGGCGGGCATGAGCGGCGGCGTCGCCTATGTCTACGACGAGGACGGCAGCTTCGAGAAGAAATGCAACCTCAGCATGGTCAGCCTGCACCGCGTTCAGCCCGCCGACGAGCAGATGCAGAGCGCTGACGCCCGCAGCCTGCACGGCGGCCAGGCCGACGAAACCCAGCTCCGCGAGCTGATCGAGAGCCACCACCGCTGGACGGGTTCGGCCATCGCCAGCGACATCCTCGACGACTGGGACAGCGCCCGCAAGCGTTTCGTCAAGGTCTTCCCGCTGGAGTACCAGCGCGCGTTGAAGGAGCAAGCAGCCCGTCAGCCCGCGCCCGGCACGGTGGAGGCCGCCGACACGACGAGCATGGAGGCCGGGCCGGGCCGCAAAGGTGGGCAGGGGACGTTGACGACGTAG